Genomic window (Nicotiana sylvestris chromosome 7, ASM39365v2, whole genome shotgun sequence):
tatacacgttcgcgtgacatgattatgattcccaaaaataaaccaaagtatgcgttcgtgcaactttgGGCAAAACAATCttgataattaataaagcggGATTAATTGTGTACACATACgtgtgacatgattcttgacatGCCGaacgaaatgagtacacgtacgcgtgactcgttttaAGATAATTACGTAACTACGgataatcaagcaattaaaagcggtaaaaaggtaAAAGTACATAGGttttaaaatgagtaattaaataatttaattaagccaggtatgattaaagcgaccgtgctaaaatcacgagaacccgggaatgcctaacaccttccctcgggttaacagaattccttacccggtcttctaaTTTCGGAGACTTTAAACGGAGTCAAATTTCCTCAAtcgggatttaaaataaaccggtgacttgggacaccatataattatcccaagtggcaactctgaaattaaataaataatctcatttcgattaatagcactttaattagaaaaactctttatcccctcgggaaaaaggaggtgtgacagagatAAATTTGTTATAAAGTCTATATTTACCATCTTCGCTCAAAAATATGTGTATTCTGTGGTAAAACACTAGGCTTTCTGCTGCTCAACTTTCACTTGTCGACAATTTCGACACTTGGCCACAAAGTCTGCGATTTTGTTTTCACGTTGTTCCACCTAAAAATCTTCTCGAGGTCATGATATATCTTGGGGAATCTGGGTAGatagaatacctggaattatggGCTTCTAACATGATCCTCCCTCTATAAGTCCATCTGTGTTTGGAACAAACAATCTGTCTTGGTACCTCAAAGTGCCATAATCTCCGCCTCATTCAAAAGCCATTGTCTTATGCtagtgaatcccctctttcagctaTAATAATTAGGGATCATGAAACTGTTGCTCCTTCACTATGACATGACCATATATGATGCTTGGATATAAAATTAGATTTGTACCTGACAATTTTGGAAAAACTCTTTCGGCTGTATCCTAGGGCAACTTGATGTAAACGGGAAAatagagcaagccatatactatttgagcaagaagttcactagttatgaagccaagtacactttgttggaaagaacttgttgcgccTAACTTGGGTCGCCCAGAAGCTTAGACATTACCTGTTGGCCTACACCACATATCTCATCACCAcaatggatcctctgaagtacatatttcaaaacccaatgcccacaggaaggttgtcaaagtggcaaatcctgctcactgaGTTTGACAatgtctatgtcacccgcacggcgatGAAAGCTCAAGCCTTGGTGGATCACCCAGctgagaatccggttgatgatgaataccaaccccTGAGTACTTACTTTCTGGAcgaggaagtaaattcagttgaaGTAATtccagaagacaccaatgcttggaaaatgttctttgacggagctgtaAACACAAAAGGTGTCGCGATTAGGGCAATTTTGATTTTgcccactggtcagcactatcctgccACAGCCCGGCTTCGGTTTTTCtgtacaaacaacaccggtgaatatgaagcttgcattatgggtatgaatatggCAGTTGACATggatgtggaagaattgttaattatgggagattctgacttgattatttggcaagctcaaggtgaatgggaaactcgggacaTTAAGATTATCCCATACAAGCAACATATGGAAGATATTAGCAAACGATTCAAGTCTGTTGAATTCAGGTACATCTCTCGATTACACAATGAGTTAATTGATGCGCTAGCTACCTTGGCGGCAGTATTGTCATATCCGGGTAATGTCCATATTGACCCGTTGGAGATCCAAATTCGAAAAAGACATAGTTATTGCAATACAGTTGAAATAGAACCAGATGtccagccatggtatcatgatatcaaaggTTTTTGAAAATAAAGGAATATCCCAAGCAAGATAGTGggggaccaaaagagaaccattagaaggctcgACAGCAGCTTCTTCTTGAGCGGAGAAGTCTTGTAGAAAAGAACTCCAGATTTGAATCTTTTAAGGTACGTAGATGCCCAAGAGGTTTGAAAGATCATAAACGAGTGCATTCGGGAGTATGTGGGCCCCACATGAATGGATATgtccttgcaaagaaaatccttctgGTAGGTTATTaatggatgaccatggaaaaggattgcttcagttttgtccgcAAGTGCCATCAGTGTAAGGTacacggtgacctgattcatgcactGCCTTCAGAGTTACATCatatgtcagcaccttggccatttgttgcctggggtataGATGTTATTGGGACAATCGAGACGAAATCTTTGAATAGGCACAGATTCATCCTGgttgccattgattatttcacaatATGGGTTGAAGCAGTCACTTTCAAAGCCATCACTAAGAAAGCGGTGGTAGAATTCGTGCATTCCAACATCATTTTTCAGTTTGGTATTCCCAAAACTATCATTACAAacaatgctgcaaatttgaatagccatttgatgagggaggtatgcaaaaaatttaagattacgcattgtaactctaccccttatcggcccaaagctaatggcACTGTTGAAGCTacaaacaagaatatcaagaagatcctcaggaaaatcaaagttctagacaatggcataaaaagttgccttttgcattattgggatatcacACAATTGTGCGCACATCAGTTGGGGCCACGCCCTATTTATTGGTTTATGATACTGAAGCCATAATAACTGTAGAAGTTGAAATTCCCTCTCATTGAATCATTGTTGAAGCCGAGATTAaggatgatgaatgggtcaagaccCAGTTAGAACAATTAACTATGATTAATGAAAAATGGATGGCCGCAGTTTGCcatgggcagttgtatcaacaaagaatggcccgtgcttacgaCAAGAAAGTGCAgcctagaaactttgaagtggggaaACTCGTTCTGAGACGTATTATACcacatcatgaggaagcaaaaggaaaatgttctccaaattggaaaggtccgTACATTGTAAGAAAACTGTTGCTGAAAAGAGCATTGTATCTGGGAgacatcgaaggaaatgatcccaAAACAGCTGTCAATGCAGAtgcggtcaaaaggtattatgtttgACCCTTTTACGCGATTTTAATGCTCtctgattgggatgacgaaggctttcattcttgctacccaaacactatcaaccaaTTATAAACCCTTTGAGTCGGCTACTCTTCTTTGatcaccctctttggaacctgaatgtgctttaaaaaaatatgaaaaatgaaagaagaaaaaaagcaaaacaaaacaaaagaaaagcaaaaaataaatgtttccttgaactacgttcgacttgatttcgaaaggatacgtagacagcctctctttggggttcagtcgcatgaaacaaaaattcaaatttccccaaaagtgaaactggggtagatgtTATAATGTTTTGGCAATAGTTTTGCTTGAaaagttccaaagttgtaatttaatcCAAATTATTTTTACCCAAATCCATTTCAAtcccttccgatcaatcggcgaGAATGTTTAAGAATTGGAAGATACAATCATTTGGATTCGATACAACAAAAtaagagatataaaatgagagagtcttatcggtgaaaacctttatgGGCATCGTAAGGCGATAGTAatcagagaaattgaaaatgagagagtcttgataGTGAAAACTCATAAAGAGCACTAtcaggcgatggtgagaagagaaatgagagagtacagctggtgaaaacccgcaaagggtgcCACTGATCGAAAAGGGGATCCTCACATCTATCGGCATCGacaaagtcctggcaaggtttctcagtTTTAAGGTATGAGTTATGATGAATTTATGAGAGTTGGATGGTTTACAATGATCAGGCATCTAATCCaagaggcatgtcatgttcattaaaGTCTGCATACACTCCAAATAAGTCCTTCTTTCttttccccgaaagggataccTCTCATTTAAATTCATTTGTCCATTCCATTGCTTGTTTTCtatgaatccctttcggtctaattctGTTctgaaactaaaacaaagaaaGGAAGGCAAGATTGGTTTACAGGGTTTTTGTTTGACACAAGCTAATATTCAAGAAGGCACCCAGCCTCGGCAGGTACATCGAGTCGACTTCGACTGGTCATAATGGTtgatgcttcgaaatcaaaactcttggaaggagataatcaaattgaagtgcctataaaggcaaataaAGTTGAAAAGATTGAGTCCCACGTGGCCAACCGTCTTGGCAAAGGTTTGAAAAGCCAAGATACCCCAAATGCtttgaaattgaagttggaagaaagaagccagaaataAAAGGCCTATGAAGGctaaataaagttggaaaagatTAAATCCTACGCGACTAGCATTTGCGACAAAGTTTGAGGATccaaaagttccccaatgctccgaagtttaaaaaaagaaaaaaaagagaagaaaaaaaagccaAGTCAGAAGGGAAAGGCctataaaggcaaaataaagttgaaaaggttgGGTCCCATCGACCAACCGTCATGGCAAAGTTTGGAAAAACCAGAGGTTCTTTAGGGTCAGAAATGCAATCGATATTGAGGAAGCATCCAGTTGCAGTTGAAAGGGACAAGATCAAGTGGttgaaataatcaaggccacaaaaccaaccaccgttttaaactgacaaattgttctttgtttgaaaaaaaaggaaataggtgcaatccaaaggccacaaaaccaaccaccgttttaaactgacaaattgttctttgtttgaaaaaaaaggaaataggtgCAATCCAAAAGTAActttgcaagaagcaggtgcaaccaaaaagaaactgcgcaagggctagaaacagcttCGCAGCAATAACTTTAAAAAGGAAAGTCTTCTCCAAAATTCTTTTTCGCATTTACTCATCCTctgaattatatataaataaaaaagaaatgatgatgaaaattattttttaaaaaacaaaacaaaacaaaacaaaaacaacaaaaaaagagaaagaaaacaaagaaaattcaaaatcatggtagtatagggtttccaatccctagctgcattttttcaacatagggtctccaatccctagttgattttattttagacatagggtcttcactccctagtcgcttttccaacatagggtctccactccctagttgatgccaacatagggtctccactccctagttgatgccagcataacctgatgccaacatagggtctccattcccttgttgatgccaacatagggcctccactccctagttgattctaGCATAACTTGATGTCAACACAGGGTCTCCATtctctagttgatgccaacattgggtcttcattccctagttgatggcaacataacctgatgccaacatagggtctccattcccttgttgatgccaacatagggtctccactccctaattgaaaccagcataacctgataattttccaacatagggtctccactccctagttgatgtcagCATaacttgatgccaacatagggtctgcactccctagttgatgccaacatagggtcttcactctctAGTTGATGCCAGTATAATCTGATGatattccaacatagggtcttcactccctagttgatgccaacataacctgatgctagcatagggtctccactccctagttgatgccaacataaggcctccactccctagttgatgccagtataacctgatgattttccaacatagggtcttcactccctagttgatgccagcataacctgatgccaacatagggtttctACTCCCTaattgatgccagcataacctgatgattttctaacataggatctccactccctagttgattccatcataacctgatgccaacataggttctccactccctaggtGATGCCAATAtaaggtctctactccctagttgatgccagcataacctaattccaacatagggtcaccactccctagttgatgccaacatagggtctccactccctagttgatgccagcataacctgatgccaacataactTGATGcaaacatagggtcaccactccttagttgatgccaacatagggtcttcactccctagttgatgccagtaTAACCTGataccaacatagggtcaccactccctagttgatgccatcATAGGgttcccactccctagttgatgccaatgTAGGGTCTACATTCCCCAATTGATgataacatagggtctccatccctagttgatgccggcataggGTCGCCACTCCCTAGTAGATGATTTTCCAATGTAGAGTCTCCAATCCCTAATGGATTTCatttttttagatatagggtcacCACTCTCTAGTCTCTTTTTCCACGATACACAATCTCGACCTTTTATTTGCTTTCAATAATAAAGTAGTATAGAGTTTTGTTaccaataactcacgaaatttttctagtgaaaactggggcagaaaaactttgtttgtttgtttgttttggtgcctgagcaggttttacctcgaggcacgGGTTTGAgacaaccaaaagaagaagtcttaatccagaataaaagaaaagaaaaagaagtgaactcaaagtgtagaagcggagaaaagatgtggattACTTAAaacatgattgaagtcacaagctttgaatgtcccgccttgatctgaAAATCTAAAGAAGAATGAACCAACCTTGCAgttaacaagcatcaagattcagatcagaatCTGCAtaaagaaccagc
Coding sequences:
- the LOC138872810 gene encoding uncharacterized protein, whose protein sequence is MEKDCFSFVRKCHQCKVHGDLIHALPSELHHMSAPWPFVAWGIDVIGTIETKSLNRHRFILVAIDYFTIWVEAVTFKAITKKAVVEFVHSNIIFQFGIPKTIITNNAANLNSHLMREVCKKFKITHCNSTPYRPKANGTVEATNKNIKKILRKIKVLDNGIKTEIKDDEWVKTQLEQLTMINEKWMAAVCHGQLYQQRMARAYDKKVQPRNFEVGKLVLRRIIPHHEEAKGKCSPNWKGPYIVRKLLLKRALYLGDIEGNDPKTAVNADAVKRHPASAGTSSRLRLVIMVDASKSKLLEGDNQIEVPIKANKVEKIESHVANRLGKGLKSQDTPNALKLKLEERSQK
- the LOC138872809 gene encoding uncharacterized protein; amino-acid sequence: MDPLKYIFQNPMPTGRLSKWQILLTEFDNVYVTRTAMKAQALVDHPAENPVDDEYQPLSTYFLDEEVNSVEVIPEDTNAWKMFFDGAVNTKGVAIRAILILPTGQHYPATARLRFFCTNNTGEYEACIMGMNMAVDMDVEELLIMGDSDLIIWQAQGEWETRDIKIIPYKQHMEDISKRFKSVEFRYISRLHNELIDALATLAAVLSYPGNVHIDPLEIQIRKRHSYCNTVEIEPDVQPWYHDIKGF